In Malus sylvestris chromosome 16, drMalSylv7.2, whole genome shotgun sequence, the following are encoded in one genomic region:
- the LOC126606407 gene encoding abscisic acid 8'-hydroxylase CYP707A2-like — translation MELNLLNSMFCIFAFVVLFLLVINSLITKFFTPVRRKIPLPPGSLGWPYIGETFQLYSQNPNVFFASKQKRFGSIFKTHILGCPCVMISSPEAAKFVLSRAHLFKPTFPASKERMLGKEAIFFHQGDYHAKLRKLVLRAFMPEAVRSIIPDIESIAKDSLKSCQGRLINTFQEMKTFTFNVALLSIFGKDEILYREDLKRCYYILEKGYNSMPINLPGTLFHKSMKARKELAQILAKIISKRRQRMQVEEEEHKDLLGSFMGDNKGLTDQQIADNVIGVIFAARDTTASVLTWIVKYLGENPSVLQAVSDEQEAIVRSKEEEEDKVLSWADTKKMPMTCRVIQETLRVASILSFTFREAVEHVEYEGYLIPKGWKVLPLFRNIHHSPEIFPDPDKFDPSRFEVAPKPNTYMPFGSGNHSCPGNELAKLEILVFLHHLTTKYRWSIVGAQTGIQYGPFALPQNGLPIRLSPKTII, via the exons ATGGAGCTGAATCTCCTAAACTCCATGTTTTGCATCTTTGCCTTTGTTGTTTTATTCCTCCTTGTCATCAATTCCCTCATCACCAAGTTCTTCACTCCGGTTCGCCGGAAAATCCCACTTCCACCGGGTTCCTTGGGCTGGCCTTACATTGGAGAAACCTTCCAACTCTACTCTCAAAACCCAAATGTCTTCTTTGCCTCAAAACAAAAGAG GTTTGGGTCAATCTTCAAAACCCACATCTTGGGTTGTCCATGTGTGATGATTTCGAGCCCGGAAGCGGCGAAATTCGTGCTTTCTCGAGCCCATCTGTTCAAGCCAACTTTTCCGGCAAGCAAAGAGAGGATGTTGGGGAAAGAAGCCATCTTTTTCCACCAAGGAGATTACCATGCCAAATTGAGAAAGCTTGTCCTTCGTGCCTTCATGCCGGAAGCCGTCAGAAGTATCATCCCTGACATTGAATCCATTGCCAAAGACTCTCTCAAGTCCTGCCAAGGCCGCTTGATCAACACCTTCCAAGAAATGAAAACG TTCACATTCAATGTTGCACTcctttctatatttggaaaggATGAGATTCTGTACAGAGAGGATCTGAAGAGGTGTTACTACATTCTTGAGAAGGGATACAATTCAATGCCCATTAATCTTCCAGGCACACTGTTTCACAAGTCAATGAAAGCAAGGAAGGAGCTTGCTCAGATCTTGGCCAAAATTATATCTAAAAGGAGGCAAAGGATGcaggtggaggaggaggagcatAAGGATCTTCTCGGATCATTCATGGGTGACAACAAAGGCCTCACAGACCAACAAATCGCCGACAACGTAATTGGTGTCATCTTCGCTGCCCGTGACACCACGGCCAGCGTCTTGACTTGGATTGTCAAGTACCTTGGGGAAAACCCAAGTGTGCTTCAAGCTGTCTCT GATGAGCAAGAAGCAATAGTAAGGtcaaaagaagaggaagaggataaAGTTCTTAGTTGGGCAGATACCAAAAAGATGCCCATGACTTGTAGAGTTATTCAGGAGACACTTAGAGTTGCTTCCATTTTATCTTTTACTTTCAGGGAAGCTGTGGAGCATGTTGAATATGAAG GTTATCTGATACCAAAAGGGTGGAAAGTTTTACCACTTTTCAGAAATATTCACCACAGCCCAGAAATCTTTCCTGACCCTGACAAGTTTGATCCTTCCAGATTTGAG GTTGCTCCAAAACCCAATACATACATGCCATTTGGCAGCGGGAACCACTCATGTCCAGGGAATGAATTGGCCAAGCTGGAGATTTTGGTCTTTCTACACCACCTAACAACAAAGTACAG